A genome region from Coffea arabica cultivar ET-39 chromosome 7e, Coffea Arabica ET-39 HiFi, whole genome shotgun sequence includes the following:
- the LOC113699999 gene encoding uncharacterized protein isoform X1, with product MGAFTQFLYKKLVLLVGSSLFSVSRLLLPLFSFISPFLFRLHGNGSPLRQKFEMNSAEIIDQKDFKHVPSEPTLEPQTEPEPELNDVGFKELETGSHFEPEKKAKTDEVGFTESEADCEGENFDTSFTFRFPTFEEYISNSKKESAELFNSDQVSSTSSSKSDFFMSSESFNVEEIDAASHKHFTVEAAETFEVQSKKKPVDDGPRDEEKSEENEATSCIPQETGDYDFRNEIRFDYTERDCVIASDGHSESINSEPDQVSVTSDSYNDGFLSDEDFGQEYSSVVDLEASMDVNGEKVKTTRGETADFGDKDGESDDFGEEDSDILGELSKLEGELLEQDLERNPDAVASRFLSEDDFREDSMGAEADQDDKPLNGSYDSEKATSKDTCDFEDPNKLETLWEHQDLIEQLKMELRKVRATGLPTILEDSEFPKITEDLKPWKIDEKFQREDCMGELHKFYKSYRERMRKFDIFNYQKMYAIGFLQLKDPLEPISSPKTSGPILKSLLSQNFWQLKHKSSENEPMIKFVKELQSDLEVVYVGQMCLSWEFLHWQYGKALDLWDSDPRGIHRYNEVAGEFQQFQVLLQRFVEDEHFQGPRVQCYVKRRCLLRNLLQVPVIREDNLRKGRRGERAEYVITSDMMVEIIEESIRIFWRFVRADKHCNGAMSKGHKGAPPALQNPGDLELLMEIKNILQKKERKLKDVVRGGNCILRRLRKSREDESDHVLYFFSQVDLKLVARVLNMSRLTTEQLVWCHSKLSRISIESRKIQVEPSFLLFPC from the exons ATGGGTGCTTTCACCCAATTCCTGTACAAAAAACTCGTTCTCCTGGTGGGATCCTCTCTATTCTCTGTGTCCAGACTTCTGCTTCCTCTGTTCAGCTTCATCAGCCCTTTTCTCTTCAG GTTGCATGGCAATGGCAGCCCTTTGAGGCAAAAATTTGAGATGAATTCAGCCGAGATTATCGACCAGAAGGATTTCAAACATGTGCCGTCAGAGCCTACATTAGAGCCCCAAACAGAGCCGGAGCCGGAGTTGAACGATGTTGGATTTAAGGAGCTAGAGACTGGATCACATTTCGAGCCGGAGAAGAAAGCAAAAACGGACGAGGTTGGGTTCACGGAATCCGAGGCTGATTGTGAGGGAGAAAATTTTGACACCTCTTTCACTTTCAGATTCCCTACTTTTGAAGAATACATCAGTAACAGTAAGAAAGAAAGCGCTGAACTTTTCAACTCTGACCAGGTCTCATCTACGAGTTCTAGTAAGTCCGATTTTTTCATGTCCTCCGAGAGCTTTAACGTCGAAGAAATTGATGCTGCTTCACATAAGCATTTCACCGTGGAAGCTGCAGAAACTTTTGAAGTGCAATCAAAGAAGAAGCCAGTTGACGATGGTCCGCGTGATGAAGAAAAATCTGAGGAAAATGAGGCCACCAGTTGTATACCACAGGAGACCGGCGATTATGATTTTCGCAATGAGATTCGCTTTGATTACACTGAGAGAGACTGCGTGATCGCAAGTGATGGCCATTCAGAGTCAATCAATTCTGAGCCCGATCAAGTTTCAGTCACGAGTGACTCGTACAACGATGGCTTTCTGTCCGACGAAGATTTTGGACAAGAATACAGCAGTGTTGTTGATCTCGAAGCCTCGATGGATGTCAATGGCGAGAAAGTCAAAACCACACGCGGTGAAACGGCAGACTTTGGGGACAAAGATGGGGAATCCGACGATTTTGGTGAAGAAGATAGTGACATATTGGGCGAACTTTCGAAGCTAGAGGGAGAATTACTTGAACAGGATCTGGAACGTAATCCAGATGCAGTGGCGTCGCGATTTTTATCCGAGGATGATTTTCGTGAAGATTCAATGGGGGCAGAGGCCGACCAAGATGATAAGCCATTGAATGGTTCTTATGACTCTGAAAAGGCGACGTCCAAGGATACGTGTGACTTTGAGGATCCAAACAAGTTGGAGACATTGTGGGAACATCAAGATTTGATTGAGCAGTTGAAGATGGAGCTTAGAAAGGTCAGGGCGACTGGTCTGCCCACTATTCTAGAGGATTCTGAGTTTCCCAAAATTACGGAAGACTTGAAGCCCTGGAAAATTGACGAGAAGTTCCAGCGTGAAGATTGCATGGGCGAGCTCCACAAGTTCTACAAGAGTTACAGGGAGAGGATGCGGAAATTTGATATCTTCAATTACCAGAAGATGTATGCAATAG GTTTTCTCCAGCTGAAAGATCCGCTTGAACCAATCTCAAGTCCGAAAACTTCAGGTCCAATACTCAAATCCcttctttcacaaaatttttggCAACTCAAACATAAAAGCAGTGAGAATGAGCCAATGATAAAGTTTGTGAAGGAATTGCAGAGTGATCTGGAAGTGGTCTATGTTGGACAGATGTGCCTTTCGTGGGAATTCCTACATTGGCAATATGGGAAGGCCTTAGATCTCTGGGATTCTGATCCACGTGGGATTCATCGGTATAATGAAGTTGCCGGAGAATTTCAGCAGTTTCAAGTGCTCTTGCAAAGATTCGTAGAAGACGAGCATTTCCAGGGGCCAAGAGTTCAATGTTATGTCAAACGTCGGTGCTTACTTCGAAACCTTCTTCAAGTTCCGGTAATCAGAG AAGACAACTTAAGGAAGGGAAGACGAGGAGAGAGAGCCGAATATGTCATCACGAGTGACATGATGGTAGAAATCATCGAGGAATCAATAAGAATTTTTTGGCGATTTGTTCGAGCTGATAAACATTGCAACGGCGCAATGTCTAAAGGTCATAAAGGAGCACCTCCAGCGCTTCAAAATCCTGGCGACTTGGAGCTTCTGATGGAGATCAAGAACATCCTTCAAAAG AAGGAGAGGAAGCTTAAAGACGTGGTGAGAGGTGGAAATTGCATTTTGAGGAGACTTCGCAAGAGCAGAGAAGATGAATCAGATCatgttctttactttttctctcAAGTAGATTTGAAGTTAGTAGCTAGAGTCCTAAATATGTCAAGACTAACAACTGAGCAACTAGTATGGTGTCACAGTAAATTAAGCAGGATTAGTATTGAGAGTAGGAAAATACAGGTAGAACCCTCATTTCTGCTGTTCCCTTGCTGA
- the LOC113699999 gene encoding uncharacterized protein isoform X2 translates to MGAFTQFLYKKLVLLVGSSLFSVSRLLLPLFSFISPFLFRLHGNGSPLRQKFEMNSAEIIDQKDFKHVPSEPTLEPQTEPEPELNDVGFKELETGSHFEPEKKAKTDEVGFTESEADCEGENFDTSFTFRFPTFEEYISNSKKESAELFNSDQVSSTSSSKSDFFMSSESFNVEEIDAASHKHFTVEAAETFEVQSKKKPVDDGPRDEEKSEENEATSCIPQETGDYDFRNEIRFDYTERDCVIASDGHSESINSEPDQVSVTSDSYNDGFLSDEDFGQEYSSVVDLEASMDVNGEKVKTTRGETADFGDKDGESDDFGEEDSDILGELSKLEGELLEQDLERNPDAVASRFLSEDDFREDSMGAEADQDDKPLNGSYDSEKATSKDTCDFEDPNKLETLWEHQDLIEQLKMELRKVRATGLPTILEDSEFPKITEDLKPWKIDEKFQREDCMGELHKFYKSYRERMRKFDIFNYQKMYAIGFLQLKDPLEPISSPKTSDVPFVGIPTLAIWEGLRSLGF, encoded by the exons ATGGGTGCTTTCACCCAATTCCTGTACAAAAAACTCGTTCTCCTGGTGGGATCCTCTCTATTCTCTGTGTCCAGACTTCTGCTTCCTCTGTTCAGCTTCATCAGCCCTTTTCTCTTCAG GTTGCATGGCAATGGCAGCCCTTTGAGGCAAAAATTTGAGATGAATTCAGCCGAGATTATCGACCAGAAGGATTTCAAACATGTGCCGTCAGAGCCTACATTAGAGCCCCAAACAGAGCCGGAGCCGGAGTTGAACGATGTTGGATTTAAGGAGCTAGAGACTGGATCACATTTCGAGCCGGAGAAGAAAGCAAAAACGGACGAGGTTGGGTTCACGGAATCCGAGGCTGATTGTGAGGGAGAAAATTTTGACACCTCTTTCACTTTCAGATTCCCTACTTTTGAAGAATACATCAGTAACAGTAAGAAAGAAAGCGCTGAACTTTTCAACTCTGACCAGGTCTCATCTACGAGTTCTAGTAAGTCCGATTTTTTCATGTCCTCCGAGAGCTTTAACGTCGAAGAAATTGATGCTGCTTCACATAAGCATTTCACCGTGGAAGCTGCAGAAACTTTTGAAGTGCAATCAAAGAAGAAGCCAGTTGACGATGGTCCGCGTGATGAAGAAAAATCTGAGGAAAATGAGGCCACCAGTTGTATACCACAGGAGACCGGCGATTATGATTTTCGCAATGAGATTCGCTTTGATTACACTGAGAGAGACTGCGTGATCGCAAGTGATGGCCATTCAGAGTCAATCAATTCTGAGCCCGATCAAGTTTCAGTCACGAGTGACTCGTACAACGATGGCTTTCTGTCCGACGAAGATTTTGGACAAGAATACAGCAGTGTTGTTGATCTCGAAGCCTCGATGGATGTCAATGGCGAGAAAGTCAAAACCACACGCGGTGAAACGGCAGACTTTGGGGACAAAGATGGGGAATCCGACGATTTTGGTGAAGAAGATAGTGACATATTGGGCGAACTTTCGAAGCTAGAGGGAGAATTACTTGAACAGGATCTGGAACGTAATCCAGATGCAGTGGCGTCGCGATTTTTATCCGAGGATGATTTTCGTGAAGATTCAATGGGGGCAGAGGCCGACCAAGATGATAAGCCATTGAATGGTTCTTATGACTCTGAAAAGGCGACGTCCAAGGATACGTGTGACTTTGAGGATCCAAACAAGTTGGAGACATTGTGGGAACATCAAGATTTGATTGAGCAGTTGAAGATGGAGCTTAGAAAGGTCAGGGCGACTGGTCTGCCCACTATTCTAGAGGATTCTGAGTTTCCCAAAATTACGGAAGACTTGAAGCCCTGGAAAATTGACGAGAAGTTCCAGCGTGAAGATTGCATGGGCGAGCTCCACAAGTTCTACAAGAGTTACAGGGAGAGGATGCGGAAATTTGATATCTTCAATTACCAGAAGATGTATGCAATAG GTTTTCTCCAGCTGAAAGATCCGCTTGAACCAATCTCAAGTCCGAAAACTTCAG ATGTGCCTTTCGTGGGAATTCCTACATTGGCAATATGGGAAGGCCTTAGATCTCTGGGATTCTGA